One window from the genome of Eriocheir sinensis breed Jianghai 21 chromosome 7, ASM2467909v1, whole genome shotgun sequence encodes:
- the LOC126995183 gene encoding LOW QUALITY PROTEIN: doublesex- and mab-3-related transcription factor B1-like (The sequence of the model RefSeq protein was modified relative to this genomic sequence to represent the inferred CDS: inserted 1 base in 1 codon): MNTAAGVENNPEASKKVRRKPCCGFCRNHHRRVPVINHQCPHASCNCAFCELTRRRRKIMRHQQRWWRFKKNGGGFPEAEENISEGEEGQGNAEDPARRKMVCDKCRNHDKLVQKRGHKGSCPYEDCSCDLCTFTFKRQQLMKHQQRVRRSQVAAPVEPAEKTLSLPPTNADSPTSSDVQTLEELSPTGSPWDKCDERKVDGKEGTKSPCPAYPASCHDAQPSEGWTNPMKECTKGNNPTWAPDDSSVSAIPQPPPPPPPPQGHLQEHHKTSPIYTKSDHILSSPPAAECTDSTRVSVRYDCYRPLPQVPTVPSVLTTLSKYGPDMSHPQYLPAGERLCGAGRCMVGANTYNPPQVPLRPQPIPAAHLSRPQMDLQFLGFPYPPASMFQSLPQPSALSMCDNFRLHHPTAALNESFHTARAASHHTEAGGVHTPYTAGLPYFTSALIHPSAKPSXITYAGLQSAARVRPPAASVQTAAPERASRSLHQGQLQQRDLDAASMSCTGLSQECGSSASSQGKKRCFSLNTGSVFLHPSN, from the exons GGGTCGAGAACAACCCGGAGGCCTCCAAGAAGGTCCGAAGGAAACCATGTTGTGGCTTCTGCAGGAACCACCATCGAAGGGTTCCAGTCATCAACCATCAGTGTCCCCACGCCTCCTGCAACTGTGCCTTCTGTGAGCTTACCAGGCGGCGGAGAAAAATTATGCGGCATCAACAGCGATG GTGGAGGTTTAAGAAAAATGGTGGAGGGTTTCCGGAAGCCGAGGAGAATATCAGCGAAGGCGAGGAGGGGCAGGGGAACGCAGAGGATCCCGCCAGAAGAAAAATG GTGTGTGACAAGTGCCGCAACCACGACAAGCTGGTCCAGAAGCGAGGCCACAAGGGCAGCTGTCCCTACGAGGATTGCTCTTGTGACCTCTGCACCTTCACCTTCAAGCGACAACAACTCATGAAGCACCAGCAGCGCGTCAGAAG GTCTCAAGTGGCAGCACCGGTAGAGCCGGCGGAAAAGACACTCTCACTGCCGCCGACAAATGCAGACAGTCCGACGAGCAGCGACGTGCAGACGCTAGAGGAATTGTCACCCACAGGATCGCCGTGGGACAAGTGTGACGAGAGGAAGGTGGACGGAAAAGAAGGGACGAAAAGCCCGTGCCCTGCCTACCCCGCGTCCTGCCACGATGCACAGCCCTCG gaagggtGGACGAACCCAATGAAAGAGTGTACTAAGGGTAACAACCCCACGTGGGCACCAGACGACTCCAGTGTCTCCGCCATCCCccagccaccaccgccgccgccgccgccccaggGTCACCTGCAGGAGCACCACAAGACGTCACCCATCTACACCAAAAGCGATCACATTCTCAGTTCACCGCCGGCTGCCGAGTGCACAGATAGCACGAGAGTGTCAGTGAGGTACGACTGCTACAGGCCCCTCCCACAGGTGCCGACCGTCCCCAGCGTCCTCACCACACTGTCCAAGTACGGGCCTGATATGAGTCACCCGCAATACCTGCCGGCAGGAGAGAGGTTGTGTGGGGCAGGGCGGTGCATGGTGGGTGCCAACACTTACAACCCTCCCCAGGTCCCGCTCAGACCACAGCCCATCCCCGCCGCTCACCTGTCTCGCCCTCAAATGGACTTGCAATTCTTAGGCTTCCCGTACCCGCCCGCATCCATGTTTCAGTCCCTCCCCCAACCCAGTGCGCTGTCCATGTGTGACAACTTCAGGCTGCACCACCCGACGGCGGCCCTCAACGAGTCCTTTCACACGGCAAGGGCGGCCTCCCATCACACAGAAGCAGGCGGGGTCCACACTCCTTACACCGCTGGTCTCCCTTACTTCACTTCGGCCCTCATACACCCCAGTGCCAAACCTT CTATCACTTATGCCGGGCTCCAGAGTGCTGCCCGAGTACGGCCACCCGCTGCCAGTGTTCAGACAGCAGCACCAGAGCGTGCATCTCGGAGCCTTCACCAGGGGCAGCTCCAGCAACGTGATCTAGACGCAGCTTCCATGTCATGCACAGGATTATCTCAAGAGTGTGGATCCAGCGCTTCAAGCCAAGGAAAAAAGCGATGCTTCTCTTTGAATACCGGTTCCGTATTCTTACACCCCAGTAATTAA